In a genomic window of Brettanomyces nanus chromosome 1, complete sequence:
- a CDS encoding uncharacterized protein (EggNog:ENOG41), whose product MTTGISQQLGLDSVLAHLVRGMLCHPTNFILIPATIFLLLSYPTLHALYSSPLTFWGTVLSDSQYIKGICIDEVNCTDFKADSVDFIYHRVWIQPSSEVNSLTNRTFLATALDIQTELLTGLHREGSSSDGFNATDLPSIHLHSPLDSWHSNASLLAKDTNILKTIQKSSVNPELFAGLVRTDDLIWSADALWLVFWYRQVDQDHIGRIWNENIDRVSRSGKYNETITVLDSSANPKSFLRLGYSFCSVLEKSLLTILPVVCLIYTGISFSNLRNLKSKAGLLFAFAVETALAMFGAASITIFQSRFPDILELPIPILVSIPIMLGTENLFRVVSAVSQISDEWNVPTRAYQAALHSLPKTVESVLAVCVTFMAALPFAKTSTSHDLSSKFPLTDVGSPMI is encoded by the exons atGACAACAGGCATATCCCAGCAATTGGGTCTCGACTCAGTTCTGGCGCACTTAGTTCGAGGAATGCTATGCCATCCTACTAATTTTATTCTGATACCTGCAACGattttcttgcttctcAGTTATCCTACATTACATGCGCTCTATTCTTCGCCGTTGACATTTTGGGGAACTGTTCTGAGCGACTCGCAGTATATAAAGGGTATATGCATAGATGAGGTCAATTGCACAGACTTCAAAGCTGATTCGGTAGACTTTATATACCACAGAGTTTGGATTCAGCCGTCCAGCGAGGTTAACTCGCTCACAAACAGGACGTTTCTCGCCACTGCTTTGGATATCCAGACGGAATTGCTGACGGGGTTGCATAGAgaaggttcttcttcggatGGGTTCAACGCTACAGATCTTCCGTCTATTCACCTACACTCTCCACTTGATTCGTGGCACTCTAATGCCTCTTTGTTGGCCAAAGATACCAACATCCTCAAAACAATTCAAAAAAGTAGCGTCAACCCGGAGTTGTTCGCTGGTTTGGTTCGAACCGACGATTTAATATGGAGTGCAGATGCCTTGTGGTTAGTGTTTTGGTACCGCCAAGTCGATCAGGACCATATAGGTCGAATCTGGAACGAAAACATCGACCGGGTCAGCAGATCTGGTAAATATAATGAGACTATTACTGTTCTTGATAGTTCTGCAAATCCCAAGTCTTTTCTCAGACTCGGTTACAGCTTCTGCAGTGTCTTAGAAAAATCACTTCTTACTATTCTGCCCGTTGTGTGCCTTATTTATACTGGTATTTCGTTTAGCAACCTGCGAAACCTTAAATCCAAAGCTGGGTTGTTGTTTGCCTTTGCCGTGGAGACTGCTCTTGCCATGTTCGGTGCTGCAAGTATTACGATTTTTCAGTCGAGATTTCCCGACATTCTGGAATTACCTATTCCCATTCTTGTAAGTATTCCAATTATGTTGGGCACAGAGAACCTGTTTAGAGTTGTCTCCGCTGTTTCGCAAATCTCTGATGAATGGAATGTTCCCACAAGAGCCTATCAGGCTGCACTGCATAGTCTACCAAAAACAGTAGAGTCGGTTTTAGCTGTTTGTGTAACCTTCATGGCTGCGTTACCCTTTGCTAAAACGTCGACATCACATGATCTCT CTTCCAAATTCCCTTTAACAGACGTCGGTTCGCCTATGATCTAG
- a CDS encoding uncharacterized protein (BUSCO:EOG09341NV9): MGSKSKVTGDVTGDATGDVARDATSDVARDSTRDSTGDFTADTQGTTEMHHMSMGLSKETPFGHHSESRSSMNSNSPRTMSRDTSRGTSRRDSLNTSPLISPSRSSHMESVDALLLDKKLRDSMANDHYHDASEIVSSRHSSSASHLGHRSRQHSFAESHSSTANTGDLHMNETLPEKGGSTESIINLNTQFGHSTRIHKSYRRQSPSISPSPSHHSSPGSSVISLEGSTLIDKGSIRQLPLQSSAAVSRGASILKQNKQQKSEVATFARFIMLDDGTHEHHLRNIKRQEKMGQMIKDLLGGKKLRNQAVSAIPKILSSTNLEQLDREAQEAVDAANSTAQKRDLPPTLFSSLLSQVKNGEVTPYTHKGDSLQQPNNPVSVESGSEKHSATCKPASVTTSQSFFDSYGTCQEVVGRGSFGVVRIAHKKLSKGGEKFFAVKEFKKKPGELKEEYSRRLTNEFCISSSLKHYSLIDTYDLLKDAKGDYCEVMEYCSGGDLYSLIVTAGRLEYAEADCFFKQLVRAVHYMHEMGVAHRDLKPENILLTSDGTLKVTDFGNAECFRMAWEDEVQPARGIYGSSPYIAPEEYIEKEFDPRPLDIWACGVIYIAMRTGRQLWKVARASDEFYSVYLAKRKDAKGYEPIEALKRARCRNVIYSILDPVPERRITSLQLLNSEWVREIRCCKS, translated from the exons ATGG GATCCAAGAGCAAGGTCACTGGTGATGTCACTGGTGATGCCACTGGTGATGTCGCGAGGGATGCCACTAGTGATGTCGCGAGGGATTCCACTAGGGATTCCACTGGGGATTTTACTGCAGACACTCAGGGAACTACGGAAATGCATCATATGTCTATGGGTTTGTCCAAAGAGACACCTTTTGGGCATCATTCAGAGTCTCGCTCTTCAATGAATTCAAACTCCCCAAGGACCATGTCTCGAGATACTTCAAGGGGAACGTCTAGAAGAGATTCTTTGAATACGTCACCTTTGATTTCTCCCTCAAGGTCGTCTCACATGGAGAGTGTTGATGCTCTTCTCTTGGATAAGAAGTTAAGAGACTCCATGGCTAACGATCATTACCATGATGCCTCAGAAATCGTTTCTTCCAGACATTCATCGTCTGCTTCTCACTTGGGACACAGATCAAGGCAGCATAGTTTTGCTGAAAGCCATTCTAGTACTGCAAATACCGGAGATCTTCATATGAATGAAACTTTACCTGAAAAAGGAGGCTCTACTGAAAGCATTATTAATTTGAACACGCAATTTGGTCATTCTACGAGGATTCATAAATCTTATCGTCGTCAATCACCGTCCATTTCGCCTTCACCTTCGCATCATTCGTCTCCTGGGTCTTCTGTGATCTCACTGGAAGGTTCTACACTTATAGATAAAGGATCTATAAGACAGCTGCCTCTACAAAGTAGTGCAGCCGTGTCCAGAGGCGCATCTATACTGAAACAGAACAAACAGCAGAAGTCAGAAGTTGCAACCTTTGCGAGATTCATTATGCTTGATGATGGAACCCACGAACATCATCTTCGAAACATCAAGAGACAGGAGAAAATGGGACAGATGATTAAGGATCTTCTGGGAGGTAAAAAACTACGTAATCAGGCTGTTTCTGCTATACCAAAGATCCTCTCTTCCACAAACTTGGAACAGTTGGACAGAGAAGCACAAGAGGCGGTTGATGCGGCAAATTCCACTGCTCAGAAACGTGACTTGCCGCCTACTTTGTTTAGTTCGTTGTTGAGTCAGGTGAAAAATGGTGAGGTGACCCCCTACACACACAAGGGagattctcttcaacagcCTAACAACCCTGTGAGTGTGGAATCCGGTTCCGAGAAGCATTCTGCTACTTGTAAGCCTGCCTCCGTGACGACCTCGCAGTCATTTTTTGACAGTTACGGTACCTGCCAAGAAGTTGTAGGCAGAGGAAGCTTTGGAGTGGTGAGAATCGCACATAAGAAACTCAGcaaaggaggagaaaagtTCTTTGCAGTTAAGgaattcaaaaagaaaccgGGTGAACTTAAGGAAGAATATTCCAGGCGGTTAACTAACGAGTTCTGTATCTCTTCCTCGCTAAAACACTACAGCTTGATTGATACCTATGACTTGCTAAAAGATGCCAAGGGAGATTATTGCGAAGTGATGGAATACTGTTCTGGTGGTGACTTGTACAGTTTAATTGTGACGGCTGGACGTCTTGAGTATGCCGAAGCAGACTGCTTCTTTAAACAGTTGGTCAGGGCTGTTCATTATATGCATGAGATGGGAGTTGCTCATCGAGACTTGAAGCCTGAAAATATCCTTCTGACGTCAGATGGAACTCTTAAGGTGACTGATTTCGGCAATGCGGAATGTTTCCGAATGGCATGGGAAGATGAGGTGCAACCGGCAAGAGGTATATATGGATCTTCACCATATATTGCACCGGAGGAGTATATAGAGAAAGAGTTTGATCCCAGACCTTTAGATATCTGGGCATGTGGAGTTATTTATATCGCTATGAGAACTGGAAGACAGCTTTGGAAAGTTGCTCGTGCCAGTGATGAATTCTACAGTGTTTACTTggcaaagagaaaggacGCCAAGGGATATGAGCCAATAGAAGCATTGAAAAGAGCCAGATGCAGAAACGTTATCTATTCCATATTGGATCCGGTTCcagagagaagaataacGTCTTTACAGCTTCTCAATAGTGAGTGGGTGAGGGAAATTAGATGTTGTAAGAGTTAA
- a CDS encoding uncharacterized protein (BUSCO:EOG09340H3O) — protein sequence MANPPTTTLQRLKGLTTGSLPTFIDAGSNFNGDVIDEDNLISQLYYSGRRVAFAGDDTWDALFGPYLYRNLTFPYESLNVWDLHSVDQGVIDHIFPMIRHNSTDWDVLIGHFLGVDHCGHRYGPQHYAMKEKLLQLDTVIRQVISQMDNETVLFVFGDHGMDSTGNHGGETRDELESALFMYSKTPYFGHVDSTEYDTGDLGSRYRSVNQIDFVPTSSMLLGIPIPFNSLGSIIKETFLGPQGNDTANLAEAMRITASQIDHYRHASQELAFDSSVNELYQHLNASWLQNASSEEFVEEAYNYQQFSLAKCKEKWATFDDTNIAIGIGLMSLAWILLVIYSKLIPSVVVAQLNPQFFYSSMALMLVYTALLASFIFVFKPTSLPISWALLLGVALGIVNGILAPIMDRYSIPWLVSQVKENLIQNGWTYMGIIIIAMHSLIFTSNSFIIWEDQITCFWLVTFGVCAFFKSFQLTNSNRRLLGAYHSLIFISLTRLVSQIKLCREEQGDKCISNFQTSFYAVAGLYISAIVLPWIIKSFYISSNSYESSAPVWISQGFRAMMFLTALTWSIELLEHDLKLTKSLNISFDTLKTIRITLARIVLGVSLLAANFGWASGPLCVKVELQEEPKRAHIIGYGNAYGSTYFLFFINFLSAILLCSKPLAGLSLAVLTYQFLSLLEIVDLLNIRTNLISVVVVGLLGYLHFFTTGHQATLQSIHWDAAFIITETISFPFTHLTIILDTFGSFILISIGVALLTLWRQPPTSRPVALVSKVVENATSLLLYQISLTISTMVMTNHFRRHLMVWKIFAPRYMMNGLILIVMNFILVFVTIGFASPRVLKRWYDVFGA from the exons ATGGCTA ATCCGCCAACAACAACGCTGCAGAGACTTAAGGGGCTTACTACAGGATCTCTTCCTACTTTCATAGATGCGGGTTCCAACTTCAATGGTGATGTTATCGATGAGGACAACTTGATTAGCCAGCTCTACTATAGTGGCCGCCGGGTTGCTTTTGCGGGTGACGATACTTGGGACGCTCTCTTTGGACCTTATTTGTATAGAAATCTCACTTTCCCGTACGAATCTCTCAACGTCTGGGATCTTCATAGTGTCGATCAGGGTGTCATCGACCACATTTTCCCTATGATAAGACACAATTCCACCGACTGGGATGTTTTGATAGGGCATTTCTTGGGTGTTGACCATTGCGGCCATCGTTACGGACCTCAGCATTATGCcatgaaagagaaattaCTGCAGCTGGACACTGTTATTCGTCAAGTCATTTCGCAAATGGATAACGAGACCGTTTTATTTGTGTTTGGGGACCACGGAATGGACTCCACAGGCAACCATGGTGGAGAAACACGCGACGAACTTGAATCGGCCTTATTCATGTACTCCAAGACCCCCTACTTCGGTCATGTGGATTCTACAGAATATGATACCGGCGATTTGGGATCCAGATATCGCTCAGTCAATCAGATTGACTTTGTTCCTACCTCATCCATGCTTTTAGGAATTCCAATACCGTTCAATTCGTTAGGTTCCATTATAAAAGAGACGTTTTTGGGCCCTCAAGGAAACGACACGGCCAATCTAGCTGAAGCCATGAGGATAACGGCCTCTCAAATTGACCACTATAGACACGCCTCCCAGGAGTTGGCCTTTGATTCATCTGTCAACGAACTTTATCAGCACTTAAATGCGTCATGGTTGCAGAATGCGTCGTCAGAAGAGTTTGTAGAAGAAGCATATAACTACCAGCAGttttctttggccaaatgCAAAGAGAAATGGGCAACTTTTGATGACACCAACATTGCAATAGGTATCGGTCTTATGTCATTGGCATGGATTTTGCTCGTCATTTACTCCAAGCTGATCCCCTCAGTGGTGGTGGCCCAATTGAATCCTCAATTCTTTTATTCATCAATGGCATTGATGCTTGTATATACCGCTCTTCTTGCATCATTCATCTTTGTTTTCAAACCCACTAGTCTTCCTATTTCTTGGGCATTGCTTTTGGGAGTGGCCTTAGGCATCGTCAATGGTATTCTTGCGCCTATAATGGATAGGTACTCTATTCCTTGGCTTGTCAGTCAAGTTAAAGAGAACTTGATTCAGAATGGTTGGACTTATATGGGTATAATCATTATAGCCATGCATTCACTAATCTTCACCAGcaattccttcatcatctggGAAGATCAGATCACCTGTTTTTGGCTAGTCACCTTTGGAGTTTGtgcattcttcaaatcgtTCCAGCTAACCAATTCTAATAGAAGGCTTCTGGGTGCCTACCATTCACTTAtattcatttctttgactAGATTGGTGTCCCAAATAAAGCTATGTCGTGAAGAGCAAGGTGATAAGTGCATTTCCAATTTCCAGACAAGTTTCTACGCCGTGGCAGGGCTTTATATCTCGGCTATTGTACTTCCATGGATTATCAAAAGCTTCTACATCTCATCTAATAGCTATGAAAGTTCCGCACCGGTATGGATTTCTCAAGGATTTCGTGCCATGATGTTTCTTACAGCTCTGACATGGAGTATAGAATTATTGGAGCATGACTTGAAGCTTACGAAGTCGCTTAATATTAGCTTCGACACCTTAAAAACCATCAGAATAACGCTGGCTCGAATAGTCCTTGGTGTTTCCCTCTTGGCTGCTAATTTTGGCTGGGCCAGCGGCCCACTTTGCGTGAAAGTTGAACTGCAAGAGGAACCAAAACGTGCTCATATCATTGGCTACGGCAATGCATACGGATCCACttatttcctcttcttcatcaattttttgaGTGCCATTTTACTCTGCAGCAAGCCTCTTGCGGGGCTTTCGTTGGCCGTATTAACCTATCAGTTCCTTTCACTATTGGAGATCGTTGATTTGCTCAACATAAGGACTAATCTCATATCTGTCGTCGTCGTAGGTCTACTTGGAtatcttcatttcttcaccacAGGCCATCAGGCCACACTACAATCCATTCATTGGGATGCCGCTTTCATCATTACAGAGACAATTAGTTTTCCATTTACTCATTTGACTATAATCTTGGATACATTTGGCTCTTTCATCTTGATATCTATTGGTGTGGCATTACTTACTCTTTGGAGGCAACCTCCAACTAGTAGACCGGTGGCGCTTGTATCTAAAGTGGTGGAAAATGCAACAAGTTTGTTGCTCTACCAAATTAGTCTCACCATTTCAACGATGGTGATGACGAATCACTTCAGAAGACATCTTATGGTGTGGAAGATTTTTGCACCAAGGTATATGATGAACGGATTGATATTGATAGTGATGAACTTCATCTTGGTGTTTGTTACAATTGGCTTTGCCAGTCCGAGAGTGCTGAAGAGATGGTACGATGTGTTTGGGGCGTGA
- a CDS encoding uncharacterized protein (EggNog:ENOG41) codes for MTQQQLAHQEEAVRLARGMVPGQYFHRYYKNQQQKPFAHPIFNFSIPTPAVSEAQFLNDEVDMYVFRTNALQKFKVASDMLDNIMTKSIPTSKISPPSSFPNCVIDRTLFDEAKVAERASAAEGDGSVEEYLKKRLGLNLLTDFVFGNLQAMKTKDILQRELVAKLEDEVRSVSSEKISGRYLLETETIDQLHKLYSKYSPLKFKEYEALYKGICEDFKKNTGKTLKEEQKVKRLKVKQFDLIQRGVSYAEYKAKKMERRRRIEKRLADKELERKRGEEKIRIERENAKAAQAAQAEALARMQHAAQSARIQPVAAVPQVSGVPVVPVVPAVPVVPVASVPVAPVVPVAPVAPVAPRVPDVSSSVPAAETTGVAATPLAPSKSASHNSFNDLFDNNVSNFDFDNNLLYGSNDDDIIMNSDDNNDDLNPLNDQVFLGNLD; via the coding sequence ATGACACAGCAGCAGTTGGCccatcaagaagaagcagtcCGGTTGGCCCGTGGAATGGTTCCGGGGCAGTATTTTCACCGGTACTATAAGAACCAACAACAAAAGCCTTTTGCCCATCCGATATTCAACTTTTCGATACCGACTCCTGCTGTTTCTGAGGCTCAATTTCTTAATGATGAGGTGGACATGTATGTTTTTCGGACAAATGCGCTACAGAAGTTCAAGGTGGCATCTGATATGTTGGATAACATAATGACCAAATCGATACCGACGTCCAAGATTTCTCCGCCGAGCTCCTTTCCTAATTGTGTTATTGACAGGACACTGTTTGATGAGGCTAAAGTTGCCGAAAGGGCTTCTGCAGCAGAGGGGGATGGCAGCGTTGAGGAATATCTTAAGAAGAGACTTGGCCTCAACCTTTTAACCGACTTTGTGTTTGGTAATTTGCAGGCAATGAAGACAAAGGACATATTACAGCGAGAACTAGTGGCAAAactggaagatgaagttcGGTCTGTAAGCTCCGAGAAGATTTCCGGTAGATATTTACTGGAGACAGAGACGATTGACCAGTTGCATAAGCTATACAGCAAGTATTCTCCGTTGAAGTTTAAAGAGTATGAAGCTTTATACAAAGGTATATGTGAGGATTTTAAGAAGAATACTGGTAAGACGTTGAAAGAGGAACAGAAAGTCAAGCGTTTAAAAGTCAAGCAGTTTGATCTTATACAACGTGGAGTGAGCTATGCAGAATATAAGgcgaagaagatggaaagaaggagaagaattgagAAGAGACTGGCCGataaagaattggagagGAAACGGGGGGAGGAAAAGATCAGAATAGAGAGGGAAAATGCCAAGGCAGCTCAAGCAGCTCAAGCCGAAGCTCTGGCGCGAATGCAGCATGCTGCACAATCTGCTCGTATTCAGCCTGTTGCTGCGGTTCCTCAAGTTTCTGGGGTTCCTGTGGTTCCTGTGGTTCCTGCGGTTCCTGTGGTTCCCGTTGCTTCAGTTCCAGTGGCTCCCGTGGTTCCCGTAGCCCCAGTGGCCCCAGTGGCTCCTCGTGTTCCTGATGTGTCCAGTTCTGTCCCTGCAGCTGAAACTACTGGAGTGGCGGCTACCCCTTTGGCACCGTCAAAGTCGGCTTCACACAACAGTTTCAacgatctttttgataataACGTCTCAAACTTCGACTTCGACAACAACCTCCTCTACGGTTCgaatgatgacgatatcATAATGAATTCGGACGATAATAACGATGATCTCAACCCGTTGAACGATCAAGTATTTCTAGGAAATTTGGATTAG
- a CDS encoding uncharacterized protein (EggNog:ENOG41) has translation MRDWMNLGHAGVLLHAYDDLYPHNDKTYSQLWESLKSHDSSRVNHTPVVTQLMRSDTWLYGFMDPPERIQVITSQGFYTIPVAKKRLMGEQELWDTYHGVSGSEHSEASLAQLDLHSVVKELDTINLKYNDPVDWNKPIPEQYNIPHEEFKWSLDDEIEKLESKSDKSSSEITHLQKLKDCRDTNDRAMFFFPVNYLEHDRYLKGDHTNFPFFQSVVEPTRRRSHIHHLMRNYAKFMRQAGYNYWVFSGNAISWYFNGNNMPWDEDIDIRMTVQEMNRMSLTHNATLVVENPEEGDGLYYFTISPWFGGFTRTGNHIDSRFVDIKTGLYIDITCLYEVSESKEEILQRDAIFDSWGIKKEYREEYLSNHAVINDKNNNWYWEDNFSRNFRTLFEGTMTYMPYEFAKVLVYNYGRDVLTRRDFDSWNYYPETGMWVNGRLCEPKKYQKVFDYGEAFNSDGKLTLKGACDRDALLDEWTRTHISIDMHKEELDLFTIGDKGHLKYSEKDLPIYWSDEFTDIFNYYETSGDSSI, from the exons ATGAGAG ACTGGATGAATTTGGGTCATGCCGGTGTGTTGTTGCATGCTTATGATGATCTCTATCCACACAATGATAAGACGTATAGCCAGTTATGGGAGTCTTTGAAAAGTCACGATTCATCAAGAGTAAATCACACTCCAGTTGTTACTCAGCTAATGCGATCAGATACATGGTTGTATGGATTTATGGATCCTCCAGAGCGAATACAGGTGATTACATCTCAAGGATTTTATACTATTCCAGTAGCCAAGAAACGGTTGATGGGAGAACAGGAGCTTTGGGATACTTATCATGGGGTTTCGGGCTCAGAACATTCTGAAGCTAGTTTGGCACAGTTGGATCTTCACAGTGTGGTCAAAGAGTTGGATACCATTAATTTAAAGTACAATGACCCCGTTGATTGGAACAAGCCCATTCCCGAACAGTATAATATTCCTCACGAAGAATTCAAGTGGAgtttggatgatgaaattgaaaaattggagtCCAAATCAGATAAATCGTCTTCGGAAATAACACACCTGCAAAAGTTGAAGGATTGTCGTGATACTAACGACCGTGCGatgtttttctttcctgtaAACTATCTAGAGCATGATCGCTATCTGAAAGGTGACCATACAAACTTCCCATTCTTTCAATCCGTCGTTGAACCAACCAGAAGAAGGTctcatattcatcatctgatGAGAAACTATGCCAAATTTATGAGGCAGGCAGGCTATAATTACTGGGTGTTCTCTGGAAATGCCATTTCATGGTACTTCAACGGAAATAATATGCCATGggatgaagatatagaTATTAGAATGACGGTACAGGAGATGAACCGTATGTCTTTAACTCATAATGCCACTTTGGTGGTAGAGAATCCTGAAGAAGGAGACGGTTTGTACTACTTCACGATATCTCCTTGGTTTGGTGGCTTCACTAGAACAGGTAATCACATTGATTCTAGATTTGTCGATATTAAAACAGGTTTGTACATCGACATTACCTGCTTATATGAGGTCAGtgaatccaaagaagagatccTTCAGCGTGATGCTATATTTGACTCATGGGGAATTAAAAAGGAATATCGAGAAGAGTACTTGAGTAATCATGCGGTAATTAATGACAAGAACAACAACTGGTACTGGGAGGACAACTTCAGCCGCAATTTCCGTACCCTTTTTGAAGGTACTATGACCTATATGCCATACGAGTTTGCAAAAGTGTTGGTTTATAATTATGGGCGTGATGTGTTGACTCGCCGTGACTTTGATTCGTGGAACTATTATCCAGAGACAGGTATGTGGGTGAATGGCAGATTGTGTGAGCCTAAAAAGTATCAGAAAGTGTTCGATTATGGCGAAGCTTTCAACTCCGATGGAAAGCTTACCCTTAAGGGAGCTTGTGACCGCGATGCCCTTTTAGATGAATGGACTAGAACTCACATTTCCATTGACATGCAtaaagaagagttggatCTATTCACTATTGGTGATAAGGGGCATCTCAAGTACTCTGAAAAGGACTTGCCAATCTATTGGTCCGATGAATTTACGGATATCTTTAATTATTACGAAACAAGTGGTGACAGTAGCATATAG
- a CDS encoding uncharacterized protein (EggNog:ENOG41), whose translation MGNRQGSVVIQVLEPLFVWLGSKKASDAFSPDSPIRYRFDLSYVIELASFVTFITCTAFIALKITVGSEEEPKQLDNMQITIVPGSSVTQQSDDSAIVSSVVPSLKSKELSHGHFLDVVRVTTSTCPFIISVGMDHKVLVWSPLMNPIPVPTQLPISGRFLPVTQVVMSSSGSLIAVFSKCGVVKCWSRLSMSWIWTIHAGGLENKQPLEAFFRTRHSPGMRSRKGQKKNDLTQRKHVRMEKDDNEETQHDERGRFAVFMTRNESSATSTTVGSRMLARATRSLSVDSKFDASTDMKKLSDNTEKDFLIVLRNGLLLTIDCTDGSIEKENVFESIIGGKKDTDYGSIVACKKLLTPRMNDRIVFALSDGSLIVSTAIGTKWRSRRIEAKGGYNKEGDNNSGRKFHYSASSSPVILATVPFVGMIVRVLDLWAQLIDVQSGILLKEWPIGQVKEGTFRVFHPEPSHCRFCGCASVTSFSVAYTELESNTLILHTFSMENRAKNAICLRVERDPRETRCLGFASVTQHQHWLTGVEGWGATDLDVVMGVRQKERSVDKDVQGGVLVKCYEAVKKTGVLRKRKESKGKFMGVQSAPIHHLWEGFTMSADGQVNYYEIPNGDKSGLLIKKIGPVEKFGHKSIVASFGNVMKVLYLGNDNLIEEGDGESATVANLGQASNSLSFINRRRRLHLRRYDLTHSANFNG comes from the coding sequence ATGGGTAATCGACAAGGCTCTGTTGTCATTCAAGTTCTGGAGCCTTTATTTGTATGGTTGGGATCCAAAAAAGCTAGTGATGCTTTTTCTCCAGATAGCCCCATCAGATATCGATTCGACTTATCTTATGTGATTGAACTTGCCAGCTTTGTCACATTCATTACTTGTACCGCCTTTATTGCGTTGAAGATTACAGTGGGatcggaagaagaaccCAAGCAGTTAGACAATATGCAAATCACTATTGTTCCAGGTAGTTCCGTCACCCAGCAATCGGATGATTCGGCAATTGTGTCTTCGGTGGTTCCGTCATTGAAGTCCAAAGAATTATCGCATGGCCATTTTCTCGATGTTGTTCGGGTAACAACTTCTACCTGtccattcatcatctctgtTGGTATGGACCATAAGGTTCTGGTTTGGTCTCCGTTGATGAATCCGATTCCTGTTCCCACTCAATTGCCAATTTCAGGACGATTTCTACCTGTTACCCAGGTGGTGATGTCGTCATCAGGATCTCTTATCGCTGTATTCAGCAAATGCGGTGTGGTTAAGTGTTGGTCTCGATTGTCTATGTCGTGGATATGGACTATTCATGCTGGTGGTTTAGAAAATAAGCAGCCTTTGGAAGCATTTTTCAGAACGAGACATAGTCCTGGTATGCGTTCACGTAAGggacaaaaaaagaatgatCTTACTCAGAGGAAGCATGTTCGTATGGAAAAagatgataatgaagagaCGCAACATGACGAAAGAGGTCGATTCGCTGTATTTATGACCAGAAACGAATCTTCTGCTACATCTACAACTGTTGGTAGTAGGATGCTGGCCAGGGCTACTAGGTCACTGTCAGTTGATTCCAAATTTGATGCAAGCACGGATATGAAAAAGCTCAGTGACAATACGGAGAAAGACTTTCTGATTGTTTTAAGGAACGGACTATTATTGACTATTGATTGCACAGATGGGTCgatagagaaggaaaacGTGTTTGAGAGCATTATAGGTGGTAAGAAAGATACTGATTATGGAAGTATCGTGGCCTGTAAAAAGCTCCTTACTCCAAGAATGAATGACAGAATCGTTTTTGCTTTGTCGGACGGATCTCTGATCGTTTCCACTGCAATCGGTACCAAATGGAGATCTCGAAGAATAGAAGCGAAAGGTGGATATAATAAGGAAGGTGATAACAACTCCGGCCGAAAGTTTCATTACtcggcttcttcttccccGGTTATACTAGCAACGGTTCCATTTGTTGGCATGATAGTAAGAGTGCTTGATCTATGGGCCCAGCTCATTGACGTTCAATCGGGGATATTGCTCAAGGAATGGCCTATTGGACAAGTTAAGGAGGGGACATTTCGAGTGTTTCATCCGGAGCCATCGCACTGCCGTTTCTGTGGTTGTGCTTCTGTTACGTCATTCTCCGTTGCTTACACTGAACTTGAAAGTAATACTCTAATCTTGCATACTTTCTCAATGGAAAATCGTGCGAAGAACGCCATCTGTCTGCGTGTGGAAAGAGATCCTAGAGAGACTAGATGTTTGGGTTTTGCTTCAGTCACGCAGCATCAGCACTGGTTGACGGGTGTGGAAGGATGGGGTGCGACGGATTTGGACGTTGTTATGGGAGTGagacagaaagagaggagtGTTGATAAAGATGTTCAGGGGGGTGTTCTTGTCAAGTGCTACGAGGCTGTAAAGAAGACCGGAGTAttaaggaaaagaaaagagtcTAAAGGGAAGTTTATGGGTGTCCAGAGTGCCCCAATACATCATTTATGGGAAGGTTTTACCATGTCGGCAGATGGACAAGTCAACTACTACGAGATACCTAACGGAGATAAATCAGGCTTGCTAATTAAAAAAATAGGCCCGGTAGAGAAGTTTGGCCACAAGTCAATCGTCGCCTCGTTTGGTAATGTAATGAAGGTTCTCTATTTAGGCAACGATAACTTGATTGAGGAGGGAGATGGCGAAAGCGCTACGGTTGCTAACTTGGGCCAGGCATCTAATTCTCTATCCTTCATAaacaggagaagaagactgcATTTGCGAAGATACGATCTGACGCACTCGGCAAACTTCAATGGATAG